A region of the Candidatus Zixiibacteriota bacterium genome:
TAAGGCATTCAAAGTCTTTAAAGCCGCATAAAGGGTGGTTGATTTACCTGAACCGGTCGGTCCGGTGAGGACGATCATCCCGTATGATTTCTGAACCATTCTCCTGAATTTAACCAGATTCTCCCCGGTAAACCCGAGCTGGTCTAAGCTTAAGAGGAATCTGGGTTTTGCCAGAATCCTCAAAACCACTGATTCGCCGTGCATTATCGGCAGGCTGGATACACGGATGTCAATATCTTTAGAATTGTAATTGAACCGGATACCTCCATCCTGGGGAATCCTCTGCTCGGTGATGTCCATTCCTCCCATGATTTTTAACCGGCTGACTGCAGGAGAATAAATCTTCTTGGGAAGAATAAATCCCGGCTCTAAGATTCCGTCGACACGGTACCTGATCCTTCCAACCTTATCATCGGTCTCAAAATGGATGTCAGTGGCTCCCTCTCTTATCCCGTGCGCGATAACCGCATCAACTAACTTTATTAAGGGAGGGGTTTCTTTTTCCACCTCTTCCACGCTCAAGGTCTGGGCAAGACTTTCCTCTATAATTTTCTCTGTGGCAGCCTCCATTCCATAAAATGTGTCTATGGCTGCTAAGATATCCTCTTCTGCGGCAGTTTTTGGCTCCACATCTAAGCTGGTGATCTTCCTCAGCTTGTCAATGGCCATGATATCATTGGGATTTGCCATTGCCACTATGAGCTTTTTGTTATTCTGGGTCTCTGTAGGAATAAGTTTAAGTTCTCTTGCCATTGCCTCAGGCACGAGCTGTAATGCCTCTAGCTCAACTGGGTTGGAGCTAAAGTCAAAATAGGTACTGCCGGACTGCTGGGATAAAAGCTTTAAAATTACGTCAGGATTGACAAACCCTAATCTTTCGCAGATCAGACCAATTTTTTCTCCGGTCCTTTTCTGCT
Encoded here:
- the tadA gene encoding Flp pilus assembly complex ATPase component TadA, producing the protein MTKSIGELLLESKTVTPKQFDVALREQKRTGEKIGLICERLGFVNPDVILKLLSQQSGSTYFDFSSNPVELEALQLVPEAMARELKLIPTETQNNKKLIVAMANPNDIMAIDKLRKITSLDVEPKTAAEEDILAAIDTFYGMEAATEKIIEESLAQTLSVEEVEKETPPLIKLVDAVIAHGIREGATDIHFETDDKVGRIRYRVDGILEPGFILPKKIYSPAVSRLKIMGGMDITEQRIPQDGGIRFNYNSKDIDIRVSSLPIMHGESVVLRILAKPRFLLSLDQLGFTGENLVKFRRMVQKSYGMIVLTGPTGSGKSTTLYAALKTLNALEKNIITLEDPIESQIPLTKQSQVLEKAGYTFAKGLRACMRHDPDVILIGEMRDTETAQMAFRASMTGHLVFTTLHANTASASVARLLDLGIESFIVATSLLAVISQRLLRKVCSKCKTTYTPKEEELAPYHLEKLLNTTLYKGEGCEKCKFTGYKGRMGIFEVLEVTPEINELIARRATSYEIEKTAKFEFLFEDGIKKVLAGATTLSEVLRVAG